Proteins from one Candidatus Thermoplasmatota archaeon genomic window:
- a CDS encoding ATP-binding protein has product MTDDPIEKGITECIAGFFAEYREHSHLDEKFSGLYYWNGRDIDNYLRQGENQFVGFKRQFNPDKSSEFHESVSALANTKGGCDHGWRR; this is encoded by the coding sequence ATGACGGATGACCCAATTGAGAAGGGCATCACAGAATGTATTGCCGGTTTCTTTGCTGAATACAGGGAGCACTCACATCTGGACGAAAAGTTCTCCGGTCTCTACTACTGGAACGGAAGAGACATTGACAACTACCTCAGGCAGGGAGAGAACCAATTTGTCGGGTTTAAGAGACAGTTCAATCCAGATAAGTCCAGTGAGTTCCATGAGTCTGTCTCAGCTCTTGCCAACACGAAAGGGGGGTGTGATCATGGTTGGCGTAGATGA